A genomic stretch from Serratia entomophila includes:
- a CDS encoding LacI family DNA-binding transcriptional regulator, which produces MRASGRATISDVAKTAKTGKTSVSRYLNGEQHLLSDDLKRRIEQAIQQLDYRPSQMARSLKGGQTRLIGLILADITNPYSVDVMRGIEAACRQHGFTLLVCNTNNEVNQEQHYLQLLSSYRVEGIVVNAVGMREEALSTLQQSMLPMVLIDRKIPDFACDVVGLNNHEAATTATEHLLQQGFEAILFLSEPIGTVNTRLERLHAFNQTMAKHSGLLAEQAEIPLNDQAQLEQVLSDFSGRHRGMRKAVISANGALTLQVARAMRRLGIQWGGDIGLLGFDELEWAELAGVGITTLKQPTYRMGHAALEQLVQRIQGLDTPIGEQMFSGELIVRGSTTR; this is translated from the coding sequence ATGCGTGCTTCAGGGCGCGCCACCATCAGCGATGTGGCAAAAACCGCCAAAACCGGCAAGACCAGCGTGTCGCGCTACCTGAATGGCGAGCAGCATCTGCTTTCTGACGATCTCAAACGGCGCATCGAGCAGGCTATCCAGCAGCTCGACTATCGGCCAAGCCAGATGGCGCGCAGCCTGAAGGGCGGCCAAACGCGGCTGATTGGCCTGATCCTCGCCGATATCACCAACCCCTATTCGGTCGACGTGATGCGCGGCATCGAAGCCGCCTGCCGCCAACATGGCTTTACCCTGCTGGTGTGCAACACCAACAACGAGGTCAACCAGGAGCAGCATTACCTGCAGCTGCTCAGCAGCTATCGGGTAGAGGGCATCGTGGTTAACGCGGTCGGCATGCGCGAAGAAGCGCTGTCGACGCTGCAGCAATCGATGCTGCCAATGGTGCTGATCGACCGTAAAATCCCCGACTTCGCCTGCGACGTGGTGGGCCTGAACAACCACGAAGCGGCGACCACCGCCACCGAACACCTGCTGCAGCAGGGTTTTGAGGCGATCCTGTTTCTCAGCGAACCGATCGGCACGGTCAATACCCGGCTGGAGCGTCTGCACGCCTTCAATCAAACCATGGCCAAACACTCCGGGCTGCTGGCCGAACAGGCGGAAATCCCGCTCAACGACCAAGCGCAGCTGGAGCAGGTGCTGAGCGATTTCAGCGGCCGCCATCGCGGCATGCGCAAGGCGGTGATCTCGGCCAACGGCGCACTGACGCTGCAGGTGGCGCGCGCCATGCGCCGGTTGGGCATCCAGTGGGGCGGCGATATCGGCCTGCTGGGGTTCGATGAGCTGGAATGGGCCGAACTGGCGGGCGTCGGCATCACGACGCTGAAACAACCGACCTACCGGATGGGCCATGCGGCGTTGGAGCAGCTGGTGCAACGCATTCAGGGTCTGGATACGCCTATCGGCGAACAGATGTTCTCCGGCGAACTTATCGTGCGCGGCTCCACCACCCGCTAA
- a CDS encoding sugar phosphate isomerase/epimerase family protein, with product MKKEIIVVTGAYGTDTVHQHGGQAALLPIIAGAGADGVEIRRELFSEPELATLPALAQEIERQQLFAVYSAPEALFTEQHALNPNLPALLAEAQTLNARQLKLSLGHYQPGFDFTELKVALEQHPVKLVVENDQTPDCGILSLLNAFFHAAEDNHLPVSMTFDMANWHWVGQDAFAAAERLARHVSYVHVKAATQGPRGWRAIALDDTDGSWRDLLARLPQEAPRGIEFPLQGDSLEEVTRHYVNLLRAE from the coding sequence ATGAAAAAAGAAATTATCGTGGTGACCGGCGCATACGGCACCGATACCGTCCACCAGCACGGCGGGCAGGCCGCTTTACTGCCGATCATCGCCGGCGCGGGCGCCGACGGCGTGGAAATTCGCCGTGAACTGTTTTCCGAACCGGAGCTGGCCACCCTGCCGGCCCTGGCGCAGGAGATTGAACGCCAGCAGCTGTTCGCCGTCTATTCCGCCCCTGAGGCGCTGTTTACCGAACAACACGCACTCAATCCCAACCTGCCGGCGCTGCTGGCCGAGGCCCAGACGCTGAATGCGCGGCAGCTGAAGCTGTCCCTCGGCCACTATCAGCCGGGCTTTGACTTCACCGAGCTGAAGGTGGCGTTGGAACAACACCCGGTCAAGCTGGTTGTGGAAAACGACCAAACGCCGGACTGCGGCATCCTGTCGCTGCTGAACGCCTTCTTCCACGCGGCGGAAGATAACCATCTGCCGGTCAGCATGACCTTCGATATGGCCAACTGGCACTGGGTGGGGCAAGACGCCTTCGCCGCCGCGGAACGCCTGGCGCGCCACGTCAGCTATGTGCACGTTAAAGCCGCCACTCAAGGCCCGCGCGGCTGGCGCGCAATCGCGCTGGACGATACCGACGGCAGCTGGCGCGATCTGCTGGCCCGCCTGCCGCAGGAGGCGCCGCGCGGCATCGAGTTCCCGCTGCAGGGCGACAGCCTGGAAGAGGTCACCCGTCACTACGTTAACCTTCTGCGTGCGGAGTAA
- a CDS encoding sugar kinase: MTMLTTAPDAPLDVVTLGEAMAMFVATQTGDLAEVESFTKRIAGAELNVAIGLSRLGLNVGWVSRVGNDAFGRFTLQQLKKEGINHRQVTVDGRYPTGFQIKSKTTDGTDPNVEYFRKGSAASHLSTADFNRDYFGSARHLHLSGVAAALSGQSLALCHHAAREMRAMGKTISFDPNLRPVLWSSQQVMIEQLNQLAFAADWVLPGLKEGQILTGQSTPEGIADFYLERGVQAVIIKTGPDGAWFKTAAGDRAAVDAIKVDNVVDTVGAGDGFAVGTLSALLEGKTLKQAVQRGNKIGSLAIQAIGDSEGLPTRTALAE; encoded by the coding sequence ATGACAATGCTGACAACGGCGCCTGACGCGCCATTAGACGTGGTCACGCTGGGTGAAGCCATGGCGATGTTCGTGGCGACGCAAACCGGCGATCTGGCCGAGGTGGAAAGCTTCACCAAACGCATCGCCGGCGCCGAGCTGAATGTGGCGATTGGCCTGTCCCGCCTGGGACTGAACGTGGGCTGGGTCAGCCGGGTCGGCAACGACGCGTTCGGCCGCTTTACTCTGCAGCAGCTGAAAAAAGAGGGCATCAACCACCGGCAGGTAACGGTCGACGGCCGCTACCCGACCGGTTTTCAGATCAAGTCCAAAACCACGGATGGTACCGATCCCAATGTGGAGTACTTCCGCAAAGGCTCCGCGGCCAGCCACCTGTCGACCGCCGATTTCAACCGCGACTACTTCGGTTCCGCGCGCCATCTGCACCTGAGCGGCGTAGCGGCGGCGCTGTCCGGCCAGTCGCTGGCGCTGTGCCACCATGCCGCCCGCGAAATGCGCGCCATGGGCAAAACCATTTCCTTCGACCCCAACCTGCGGCCGGTGCTGTGGTCCAGCCAACAGGTGATGATCGAGCAGCTGAACCAGCTGGCGTTCGCCGCCGACTGGGTGCTGCCGGGGTTGAAAGAGGGGCAGATCCTCACCGGGCAATCCACGCCGGAGGGCATCGCCGATTTCTATCTGGAACGCGGCGTGCAGGCGGTGATCATCAAAACCGGCCCGGACGGCGCCTGGTTTAAAACCGCCGCCGGCGATCGGGCCGCGGTAGACGCCATCAAGGTCGACAACGTGGTGGATACCGTCGGCGCAGGAGACGGCTTTGCCGTCGGTACCCTCAGCGCCCTGCTGGAAGGCAAAACGCTGAAACAGGCAGTGCAGCGCGGCAACAAAATCGGTTCGCTGGCGATCCAGGCCATCGGCGACAGCGAAGGATTGCCGACCCGCACGGCGCTGGCTGAATAA
- a CDS encoding MFS transporter has protein sequence MNKATIAAKRWWYIMPIVFITYSLAYLDRANFSFASAAGINDDLGITKGMSSLLGALFFLGYFFFQIPGAIYAERRSVKKLIFWCLILWGGCASLTGVVSNIPMLAAIRFILGVVEAAVMPAMLIYISNWFTKSERSRANTFLILGNPVTVLWMSVVSGYLIHAFGWREMFIIEGIPAVIWAFCWWVLAKDKPAQAKWLNEEEKLALQRQLDEEQKGIKAVRNYGEAFRSRNVILLCAQYFAWSIGVYGFVLWLPSILRSGMQMGMVEAGWLSAVPYLAATIAMIVVSWASDKLQNRKLFVWPLLLIGALAFFGSYAVGPNHFWISYGLLVIAGAAMYAPYGPFFAIIPEMLPKNVAGGAMALINSMGALGSFFGSWFVGYLNGATGSPAASYMFMAIALVAAVVLTLIVKPARNEVQPQLA, from the coding sequence ATGAATAAAGCGACTATCGCGGCCAAACGCTGGTGGTACATCATGCCCATCGTGTTTATCACCTACAGCCTGGCCTATCTCGATCGCGCCAACTTCAGCTTTGCCTCGGCCGCCGGCATCAACGACGATCTGGGCATCACCAAAGGCATGTCCTCGCTGCTGGGCGCACTGTTTTTCCTCGGTTATTTCTTCTTCCAAATTCCCGGCGCGATCTATGCCGAACGCCGCAGCGTGAAAAAGCTGATCTTCTGGTGCCTGATCCTGTGGGGCGGCTGCGCCTCGCTGACCGGCGTGGTGAGCAATATCCCGATGCTGGCCGCCATCCGCTTTATTCTCGGCGTGGTGGAAGCCGCGGTGATGCCGGCGATGCTGATCTACATCAGCAACTGGTTCACCAAATCGGAGCGCTCACGCGCCAACACCTTCCTGATCCTCGGCAACCCGGTGACGGTGCTGTGGATGTCGGTGGTGTCCGGCTACCTGATCCACGCCTTCGGCTGGCGCGAAATGTTTATCATCGAAGGCATTCCGGCGGTGATCTGGGCTTTCTGCTGGTGGGTGCTGGCGAAAGACAAACCGGCGCAGGCCAAATGGTTGAACGAAGAAGAAAAACTGGCGCTGCAGCGCCAGCTGGATGAAGAACAGAAAGGCATCAAAGCGGTGCGCAACTACGGCGAAGCCTTCCGCTCGCGCAACGTGATCCTGCTGTGCGCGCAATATTTCGCCTGGAGCATCGGCGTATACGGCTTCGTGCTGTGGCTGCCGTCTATCCTGCGCAGCGGCATGCAGATGGGCATGGTGGAAGCCGGCTGGCTGTCTGCGGTGCCTTATCTGGCGGCGACTATCGCCATGATCGTCGTGTCCTGGGCCTCCGACAAACTGCAAAACCGCAAGCTGTTCGTCTGGCCGCTGCTGCTGATCGGCGCGCTGGCGTTCTTCGGTTCTTATGCCGTCGGCCCCAACCATTTCTGGATTTCCTACGGCCTGCTGGTGATCGCCGGCGCGGCGATGTACGCCCCGTACGGCCCGTTCTTCGCCATCATCCCGGAAATGCTGCCGAAAAACGTCGCCGGCGGCGCGATGGCGCTAATCAACAGCATGGGTGCGCTCGGCTCGTTCTTCGGCTCCTGGTTCGTCGGCTATCTGAACGGCGCCACCGGCAGCCCGGCCGCATCCTATATGTTTATGGCCATCGCGCTGGTGGCGGCGGTGGTGCTGACGCTGATCGTCAAGCCCGCCCGCAACGAGGTTCAGCCGCAACTGGCTTGA
- the ghrB gene encoding glyoxylate/hydroxypyruvate reductase GhrB, whose amino-acid sequence MKPSIVLYKSLPADLRERLEQHFTVHAFDGLNPDNRDALRQALQQAEGIIGSGGKIDEAFLQQAPKLRAASTISVGYDNFDVAALNARNVLLMHTPTVLTETVADTIMSLVLATARRVVEVADRVKAGEWQGSIGPDWFGVDVHHKTIGILGMGRIGLALAQRAHFGFGMPVLYNARRTHAEAEERFNARRCDLDTLLAESDFICITLPLTDETFHLIGREQLAKMKKSGILINAGRGPVVDEQALIEALQNGTLHAAGLDVFEKEPLPASSALLTLPNVVALPHIGSATHETRYGMAECAVDNLIAALSGTVKENCVNPQLLQR is encoded by the coding sequence ATGAAGCCTTCTATCGTATTGTACAAAAGCCTTCCCGCCGACCTGCGCGAGCGGCTGGAACAGCACTTTACCGTGCACGCCTTCGACGGCCTGAACCCGGATAACCGCGACGCGCTGCGCCAGGCGTTGCAGCAGGCGGAGGGGATCATCGGTTCCGGCGGTAAAATCGACGAGGCATTCCTGCAGCAGGCGCCCAAGCTGCGCGCGGCCTCCACCATTTCCGTCGGCTACGACAACTTCGACGTCGCGGCGCTCAACGCCCGTAACGTGCTGCTGATGCACACGCCAACGGTGCTGACCGAAACCGTCGCCGACACCATCATGAGCCTGGTGCTGGCCACCGCGCGCCGCGTGGTGGAAGTGGCCGACCGGGTGAAAGCCGGTGAATGGCAGGGCAGCATCGGCCCGGACTGGTTTGGCGTCGACGTGCACCATAAAACCATCGGCATCCTGGGCATGGGCCGCATCGGCCTGGCGCTGGCGCAGCGCGCGCACTTCGGTTTCGGCATGCCGGTGCTGTACAACGCCCGCCGCACTCACGCAGAAGCCGAGGAGCGCTTCAACGCCCGCCGCTGCGATCTGGACACCCTGCTGGCCGAGTCCGACTTCATCTGCATTACGCTGCCGTTGACCGACGAGACCTTCCACCTGATCGGCCGTGAACAACTGGCGAAGATGAAAAAGAGCGGCATATTGATCAACGCCGGCCGCGGCCCGGTGGTTGATGAACAAGCGCTGATTGAGGCATTGCAAAACGGCACCCTTCACGCCGCCGGGCTGGATGTGTTCGAGAAAGAGCCGTTGCCGGCGTCTTCAGCGCTGCTGACGCTGCCGAACGTGGTGGCCCTGCCGCATATCGGCTCGGCCACCCATGAAACGCGCTACGGCATGGCGGAATGTGCGGTGGATAATTTGATCGCCGCGCTGAGCGGCACGGTGAAAGAAAACTGCGTGAATCCGCAGCTGCTGCAGCGGTGA
- a CDS encoding alpha-amylase has protein sequence MKRPILPLLMLLSPPAMAGWALQGLPAFEEPAAGLFVSQATLAKGQLPLQLYKDRQCWQPTTAVKLNQSLSLQPCGTNSPVNWRLFRDGDYQVRIDTRSGTPTLQLSLKSAPQTAAAAVTRSCPRWDGKPVTLDVSATFAEGETLRDFYSGQTAQVRQGKVTLQPAEGSGGMLLLEPAGVSQPAAFSWRNATVYFVLTDRFENGNPANDHSYGRRSDGMQEIGTFHGGDLAGLTQKLDYLQQLGVNALWISSPLEQIHGWVGGGTKGDFPHYAYHGYYALDWTRLDANMGSEQDLRTLVEQAHRRGIRILFDVVVNHVGYATLADMQEFRFGSLYLKGQELEKTLGKRWNDWRPGPGQNWHSFNDVINFSDQAGWSKWWGKNWIRTDIGDYDSPGYDDLTMSLAFLPDIKTEAPGASGLPLFYRHKPDTAAHDIPGATTRDYLTTWLSQWVRDYGIDGFRVDTAKHVEKPTLALLKQRAAAALAAWKAENPQQALDDAPFWMTGEAWGHGVMKSDYYQNGFDAMINFDFQDQASQALGCFADIDATYRQMADKLQDFNVLSYLSSHDTRLFFADDAKGSLPLQQRAADLLLLAPGAVQIYYGDESGRPLGPTGSDPLQGTRSDMNWREIAGDKAPLLAHWQRLGQFRARHPAIGAGVQQPLPNPGYYAFSRRLGEDRVMVVWVGDRSQ, from the coding sequence ATGAAACGCCCGATCCTTCCTCTGTTAATGTTGCTGTCGCCGCCGGCAATGGCCGGCTGGGCGCTGCAAGGCCTGCCGGCTTTTGAGGAGCCCGCCGCCGGCCTGTTCGTCAGCCAGGCGACGCTGGCCAAAGGCCAACTGCCGCTGCAGCTGTATAAGGATCGGCAGTGCTGGCAGCCGACGACGGCGGTGAAGCTGAACCAGAGCCTGTCGCTGCAGCCCTGCGGTACAAATTCGCCGGTAAACTGGCGGCTGTTCCGCGACGGCGATTATCAGGTGCGGATCGATACCCGCAGCGGCACGCCGACGCTGCAGCTCAGCCTGAAGAGCGCGCCGCAGACCGCCGCGGCCGCCGTCACCCGCAGTTGCCCACGCTGGGACGGCAAGCCGGTGACGCTCGACGTCTCCGCCACCTTCGCCGAGGGCGAAACGCTGCGCGACTTCTATTCCGGCCAGACGGCGCAGGTGCGCCAGGGCAAAGTCACCCTGCAGCCGGCCGAGGGCAGCGGCGGGATGCTGCTGCTGGAACCCGCCGGGGTAAGCCAGCCGGCGGCCTTCAGCTGGCGCAACGCCACGGTGTATTTCGTGCTTACCGACCGCTTTGAAAACGGCAATCCCGCCAACGATCACAGCTACGGCCGCCGCAGCGACGGCATGCAGGAGATCGGCACCTTCCACGGCGGCGATCTGGCCGGCCTGACGCAGAAGCTGGATTACCTGCAGCAGCTCGGCGTCAACGCCCTGTGGATCAGTTCGCCTCTGGAACAGATCCATGGCTGGGTCGGCGGCGGCACCAAGGGCGATTTCCCGCACTACGCCTACCACGGCTACTACGCGCTGGACTGGACCCGGCTCGACGCCAATATGGGCAGCGAGCAGGATTTGCGCACGCTGGTCGAACAGGCGCACCGGCGCGGCATCCGCATACTGTTTGACGTGGTGGTGAATCACGTCGGTTACGCCACGCTGGCGGATATGCAAGAGTTCCGGTTCGGTTCGCTGTACCTCAAGGGCCAGGAGCTTGAAAAAACGCTGGGCAAACGCTGGAACGACTGGCGGCCTGGCCCCGGCCAAAATTGGCACAGCTTTAACGATGTCATCAACTTCAGCGACCAGGCAGGCTGGAGCAAATGGTGGGGGAAAAACTGGATCCGCACCGATATCGGCGACTACGACTCACCGGGCTATGACGATCTGACCATGTCGTTGGCTTTTCTTCCGGACATCAAAACCGAGGCGCCAGGCGCCAGCGGCCTGCCGCTGTTCTATCGCCACAAGCCCGACACCGCCGCACATGACATTCCCGGCGCCACCACCCGCGACTACCTGACCACCTGGCTCAGCCAGTGGGTGCGCGATTACGGCATCGACGGCTTTCGCGTCGATACCGCCAAACACGTGGAAAAACCGACGCTGGCGCTGCTGAAACAGCGCGCTGCGGCGGCGCTGGCGGCGTGGAAAGCCGAAAATCCGCAGCAGGCGCTGGACGATGCGCCGTTTTGGATGACCGGCGAAGCCTGGGGCCACGGCGTGATGAAAAGCGACTATTATCAGAACGGCTTCGACGCGATGATCAACTTCGATTTTCAGGACCAGGCGTCGCAGGCGCTGGGCTGCTTCGCAGATATCGACGCCACCTACCGCCAGATGGCCGATAAGCTGCAGGATTTCAACGTGTTGAGCTATCTCTCCTCGCACGATACCCGGCTGTTCTTCGCCGACGACGCCAAAGGCTCTCTGCCGCTGCAGCAGCGGGCGGCGGATCTGCTGCTGTTGGCGCCGGGGGCGGTGCAGATTTACTACGGCGATGAAAGCGGGCGGCCGCTGGGGCCAACGGGGTCTGACCCTCTGCAGGGTACCCGCTCCGATATGAACTGGCGCGAGATTGCGGGCGACAAAGCCCCGCTGCTGGCCCACTGGCAACGGCTTGGCCAATTCCGCGCCCGCCATCCGGCGATCGGCGCCGGGGTGCAGCAGCCGCTGCCAAACCCAGGCTACTACGCCTTCAGCCGCCGGCTCGGCGAAGACAGGGTGATGGTGGTGTGGGTTGGCGATCGGTCACAATAA
- a CDS encoding valine--pyruvate transaminase — MTFSLFGDKFTRYAGITRLMDDLNEGLRTPGAIMLGGGNPAQIPEMESYFKQLCQDMLDQGKLTEALCNYDGPQGKDALLKALANMLRDELGWQISPQNIALTNGSQSAFFYLFNLFAGRYADGSRRRVLFPLAPEYIGYADAGLDEGLFVSAKPNIELLPEGQFKYHVDFEHLNIGDDIGMICVSRPTNPTGNVITDEELMKLDLLAQQRNIPLVIDNAYGVPFPGIIFSDATPLWNPNIILCMSLSKLGLPGSRCGIVIADEKVIGALTNMNGIISLSPGSMGPAMAAEMIERGDLLRLSNEVIRPFYKQRVEHTIEIIRRYLPPERCLIHKPEGAIFLWLWFKDLPITTELLYQRLKKRGVLMVPGHYFFPGLEHEWPHTHQCMRMNYVPDPEKIERGVAILAEEIERAHQEG; from the coding sequence ATGACTTTTTCACTTTTCGGCGACAAATTTACCCGTTACGCGGGCATCACCCGCTTGATGGACGACCTGAACGAAGGCCTGCGCACCCCCGGTGCCATCATGCTCGGCGGCGGAAATCCCGCGCAGATCCCCGAGATGGAAAGCTACTTCAAACAGCTGTGCCAGGACATGCTCGATCAGGGCAAGCTGACCGAGGCGCTGTGCAACTACGACGGCCCGCAGGGCAAGGACGCACTGCTGAAAGCGCTGGCCAATATGCTGCGCGACGAGCTCGGTTGGCAGATCTCGCCACAGAATATTGCACTGACAAACGGCAGCCAAAGCGCGTTTTTCTACTTGTTCAACCTGTTCGCCGGCCGCTACGCCGACGGTTCACGCCGCCGCGTGCTGTTCCCGCTGGCGCCGGAATACATCGGCTATGCCGATGCCGGGCTGGACGAAGGGCTATTTGTTTCGGCCAAGCCGAACATCGAGCTGCTGCCGGAAGGCCAGTTCAAATATCACGTTGATTTTGAACACCTGAATATCGGCGACGATATCGGCATGATCTGCGTGTCGCGCCCAACCAACCCGACCGGCAACGTGATCACCGACGAAGAGCTGATGAAGCTCGATCTGCTGGCGCAACAGCGCAACATCCCGTTGGTTATCGACAACGCTTACGGCGTGCCCTTCCCCGGCATCATCTTCAGCGACGCCACGCCGTTGTGGAACCCGAACATCATTCTGTGCATGAGCCTGTCGAAGCTCGGTCTGCCGGGTTCGCGCTGCGGCATCGTGATCGCCGACGAGAAGGTGATCGGCGCGCTGACCAACATGAACGGCATTATCAGCCTGTCACCGGGCAGCATGGGGCCGGCGATGGCGGCGGAAATGATCGAACGCGGCGATTTGCTGCGCCTTTCCAACGAGGTGATCCGCCCGTTCTACAAACAGCGCGTGGAACACACCATCGAGATCATTCGCCGCTACCTGCCCCCGGAGCGCTGCCTGATCCACAAGCCGGAAGGGGCGATTTTCCTCTGGCTGTGGTTCAAGGATCTGCCGATCACCACCGAGCTGCTGTACCAGCGCCTGAAAAAGCGCGGCGTGCTGATGGTGCCTGGGCACTACTTCTTCCCGGGGCTGGAGCATGAGTGGCCGCACACCCACCAGTGCATGCGCATGAACTACGTGCCGGACCCCGAGAAGATTGAACGCGGGGTGGCGATCCTGGCGGAAGAGATCGAGCGCGCTCATCAGGAAGGCTGA
- the ibpB gene encoding small heat shock chaperone IbpB, which produces MRNYDLSPLLRQWIGFDKLASSMGGQEPQGFPPYNIEKSDDNHYRISLALAGFRQSELDIEVEGPRLAVSGKPTPPEKQVEYLHQGLVCKEFQLTFTLAEHLQVSEAKFENGLLHIDLVRQVPEALQPQRIAIGGTPELEAK; this is translated from the coding sequence ATGCGTAATTACGATTTATCCCCGCTTCTGCGTCAATGGATTGGTTTTGATAAATTAGCCAGTTCTATGGGTGGTCAGGAACCTCAGGGGTTCCCGCCTTACAATATTGAGAAAAGCGACGACAACCATTATCGCATCTCCCTGGCGCTGGCCGGTTTCCGGCAGAGTGAGTTGGATATCGAGGTGGAAGGCCCGCGGCTGGCCGTCAGCGGCAAGCCGACCCCGCCGGAAAAACAGGTCGAGTATCTGCACCAGGGGCTGGTGTGCAAAGAATTCCAGCTGACGTTTACCCTGGCGGAACACCTGCAGGTTTCCGAAGCGAAATTTGAAAACGGCCTGCTGCATATCGATCTGGTGCGTCAGGTGCCGGAGGCGCTGCAGCCGCAACGCATCGCCATCGGCGGCACGCCGGAGCTGGAAGCCAAATAA
- the ibpA gene encoding small heat shock chaperone IbpA, with protein sequence MRNFDLSPLYRSAIGFDRLFNALEAGQSQGNGGYPPYNVELVDENHYRIAIAVAGFAEQELEITTQDNLLIVRGAHNNEPAEKTYLYQGIAERNFERKFQLAEHIHIKGAKLENGLLYIDMQRIVPETLKPRRIEIK encoded by the coding sequence ATGCGCAACTTTGATCTTTCCCCGCTATACCGTTCCGCGATCGGTTTTGACCGTCTGTTTAATGCGTTGGAGGCTGGACAAAGCCAGGGTAACGGCGGCTATCCCCCTTATAACGTCGAGCTGGTGGATGAAAATCATTATCGTATCGCCATTGCGGTGGCCGGGTTTGCCGAGCAGGAGCTGGAGATCACCACGCAAGACAATCTGCTGATTGTACGCGGTGCCCATAATAATGAGCCGGCAGAAAAAACTTACCTGTATCAAGGCATTGCCGAGCGAAATTTTGAGCGTAAATTCCAGCTGGCCGAACATATTCACATTAAGGGCGCCAAACTGGAAAACGGCCTGCTGTATATCGATATGCAACGCATCGTGCCGGAAACACTAAAACCGCGCCGCATAGAAATTAAATAA
- a CDS encoding YceK/YidQ family lipoprotein: MTTIKVIATSCMLLATSGCSSVMSHTGPNQGYYPGTRASVDMLKDDNTSWAMMPLVALDLPFSAVMDTVLLPYDYLRSGSDGTADSPKARILRSEQQNLATTGNPGQGADTTTH, from the coding sequence ATGACAACGATAAAAGTGATAGCGACCAGCTGCATGCTGTTAGCGACCAGCGGTTGCTCCAGCGTAATGAGTCATACCGGCCCGAATCAGGGCTACTATCCCGGCACCCGCGCCAGCGTGGATATGCTGAAAGACGACAATACCAGTTGGGCGATGATGCCGCTGGTGGCGTTGGACCTGCCCTTCTCGGCGGTGATGGACACCGTGCTGCTGCCTTACGACTACCTGCGCTCCGGCAGCGACGGCACGGCAGACTCCCCGAAAGCGCGCATCCTGCGCAGCGAACAGCAAAACCTGGCGACCACCGGCAATCCGGGCCAGGGCGCCGATACCACGACCCACTAA